A region of Vigna radiata var. radiata cultivar VC1973A chromosome 10, Vradiata_ver6, whole genome shotgun sequence DNA encodes the following proteins:
- the LOC106775221 gene encoding uncharacterized protein LOC106775221 yields the protein MEVAVELEDDLFFADLSKEIALLIMDEDEDHLDSSPPESLQAFSEAIYPPPQFAFLYEHALRTESKGTGVFIPQATQPRRKQRKGRAGSHAKHQKQSQDTRTVSQVPNKNSFKSRNG from the exons ATGGAGGTTGCAGTTGAACTTGAAGATGACCTATTTTTTGCAGATTTGAGCAAGGAAATTGCTCTCTTAAtcatggatgaagatgaagaccaTCTTGATTCTTCTCCTCCTGAATCACTTCAG GCTTTTTCTGAGGCAATTTATCCTCCTCCGCAGTTTGCTTTTCTCTATGAGCATGCTTTGAGGACAGAAAGCAAAGGGACAGGTGTGTTTATTCCCCAGGCAACACAGCCCAGAAGGAAGCAGAGGAAAGGAAGGGCTGGTTCACATGCAAAGCATCAAAAGCAGTCTCAAGATACCAGAACGGTTTCTCAAGTTCCTAACAAGAATTCTTTCAAATCCAGAAATGGCTAA